The genomic segment TCACTTTTGTTGAAGTTTGGCGCTTCCCTAGGCCTTGCAGGAGCCCAGGACTGGAGGTGAAGGTGCACATCAACCCTTCAGTTGTGAGGAGCATTAGCCCCTTCCTCCTAAGCTTCCCAAGAGCCAGTGTCCGGCCTGCAGCAGGGGCTCAGCATCAGGTGAGGTCATGGTAGAGAAGTACAAGGCTGGCCATGCTGAAACATCACTCTACCAGAGGGACCAGGGCAAGAAGCATTGTCAAGAGGTTTTGGGGGACATGAGGTTtaagagggggaagaaaagcacaTCTGTTGTCTCACTGTGTTGCTGCCTGTGGAGGGTGCGCAGCCCTGATCTTACACCAGTCCCCAATGGCTGGCACTGACTGGGGACCCCACACTCCAGCAAGCAACAGGAACACTCCACAGCAGGTCATGGCAAGAAAAGCACTGGGATGAAAATAATCCCTGCACCAGAGGTGCAGGGGGGGCTTTAATATCACggaggaggaaagagaacaggagaggggaagaggtgaacaggagaggggaagaggagtACAGGCACTGACACATCCCGTAATATGGCACGGGGAAGAAGACAGGGCGCGGGGCAGGAAGCCTTGGCATGTCCTTCCCCAAGGACTGCAGGTACCTTCCAGGGCTGGCGAGTCGATTCGGGCCGGGGCTCCTGACCCTGCGAGCAAGAGCGGCCGTGTCCGCGGTGCGGCGGGTCCTGGCCGGCGTGTGCGGGGGCTCTGGCATTTCAGTGGCCGCAGGAAGGCGGTGGCAGCCACTGCCTGTGTCGGGATGCCATCTAGTGTCGTTTGGCAGAAGGGCCATCAGGCAGGGACACCGCATATAGGGTTCCAGTCTGCGAGCATCGCCGGGCGTCAGCTGGAAGGCATCCCAAAAAGGCCTGGCTACTGAGACCCCTATCCTGGGAACGGCCTGGGTGCTgggtccccagccccagggataCACACACTCTGCGGCCAGCACGGCTGCAGATCCCAAAGAAGGACAACGGGCACAGCCCAGGTCACACAGGGGCAGCGAAGCTTAAAGTGGTGCCTGAGTTGGCTCGGGGGTCCCCGGATCAGCCAGAGCCTGAAGGCTCAGCAGCCTCACAGGCGGCCCGGGGCGGTGTCGTGTGTCCTGGTGAAGGAGAAGGGCGAGCATCCCCCACAGCAGCGTGCAGGCTGCCTGCAGCGCCAGCGCGGCCAGCCCCAGCGCCAGGGACAGCCGGCACTGCCGTGGACTGGCCCGCAGGGACCAGCCCCAGGCACGATGACCGCTGGGGGCCAGGGGCGGGGAGGCCGGGCAGGGGCTCGTGTGGTCTGGCGGCAAAGGGATGGGAGGCGTTGGGAGTAGGACGGTGCCTGCCGGGGCAGGAGCAtgctggggagcactgggggtgGGCTGGGTGCCAGCTGGGGACAAGTCCCATGTGGTGGCATggtcctgctccctgcctggtgCAGGAGCatggtgggatggggagtgtGAGGCCAGTGGGACCATGCCCAGTTCAGCAGTCTTGGGGGATGGCCAGAGTGCCACGGAGGGAGCTGAGACAAGGGAGGTTTTGGGTGTTCCCTGTGGGATGGTGGCTGGCCTCTCCCTGGGCACTGAAAGAGCAGGAGGCACTTGTCTGGTGGTGGTTGCCGGTGGTCTGGTGGGCACCAGAAGAACAGGAAGCAAATGTCTGGTGGTGGCTGCCAGAGGGCTTGTTGGCACCTGCGTGGTGGCAGAAGCTAGAGTGGATGGCACAGGTTCTGGGTGGGTGGCCCCAGGAGACTGTAGGCTTACGATGGCTGAAGTTGGCACAGCTGGTGATGGGCTGGTGATGAAAGCCCTGAGCGTCACGGCTGATGATGATGGTTTGGCAATGGAGGCTGTTGGCAGCACAGTTGTTGGTGTGTTGATGAAGGTCTCTGGCAGCGCAGTTGGTAATGGGGTGATGATGGAGGTCTTTGGCACCATGGTTGTTGATGGTGTGGTGATGAAGGACTTGGGCACATTGGTTGTTGATGGGCTGTTGCTTAAGGCCTTCTGAAGCACAGCTGATGGTGGGGTGGGGACAAAGGCCTTAGATGGCACAGTTGGCAATGGAGTGGTGAAGGTGCCCTCTGTTGGGACAGCTGGCAACATGGCAGAGGTGACCACAGGTGACAGAACGGTTGTCAATGTCCTGATGGGAAAGGCTGCCAATGACAGCAAGGTTGGCATTGCTGTAGACAAGCCTCCAAGTGATGGTAAAGTTGACATCCTTTGTGATGATGTGGAGTTAAATGGCAGAGGTGGGataaaagaagctgaaagaggCAGAGTAGCTGGGCAAATTAAGTGGTCATCCCTCAGCAATGTTACTGCTTGCCCTGCCAGATGGGGTGGGCTCTTGCATGAGACTTGTGTGGACAATTTGATCTTCTCACTGTTACTCAGGatccagctgtgcagggagcagaggttGCAATCACACCTCCATGGGTTACCACTCAGATACACTGAGCTGAGCTTCTTCAGGGGGTCCAGGAGCCCTTGGGGAACACTCTCCAGCTGGTTCTTTCGAAGGTTGAGGGTTTTCAGATTTGGGAGAGAAGCAAAGACCTCTTCATCCAGAGCAGAGAGCTGATTTGTG from the Chiroxiphia lanceolata isolate bChiLan1 chromosome 10, bChiLan1.pri, whole genome shotgun sequence genome contains:
- the LOC116791737 gene encoding leucine-rich repeat extensin-like protein 5, producing the protein MYQHFLFLFLFVLSFHPHKCQDQILGEDPYEMPKDYQQVYRGTKNDVKEIPKIAKPFVSEMIFVQTSITAIRKGAFRYMPNLIKILFIGNKIKTVEPGAFDNLDKLRDLDISGASLEELSVGTFQNLPSLQRLELRDSQLRYIPKGLFDGLENLGELSLHINAIPSLPEGIFDSLVNLTFLDLSRNRITTLPVNAFSKLTRLQVLRLYENELQDLPEGLLDSQTELLELSLQSNRLRALPPMFLRSLPHLEKLLLDNNLIRVLPPQGFFGLNKLKLLTLGSNHIMELPCCLFDTMPHLRELDLGRNSLATLPDGIFVNLTSLGKLILSHNQLLALPRGAFTGLSKLLDLQLDTNQLSALDEEVFASLPNLKTLNLRKNQLESVPQGLLDPLKKLSSVYLSGNPWRCDCNLCSLHSWILSNSEKIKLSTQVSCKSPPHLAGQAVTLLRDDHLICPATLPLSASFIPPLPFNSTSSQRMSTLPSLGGLSTAMPTLLSLAAFPIRTLTTVLSPVVTSAMLPAVPTEGTFTTPLPTVPSKAFVPTPPSAVLQKALSNSPSTTNVPKSFITTPSTTMVPKTSIITPLPTALPETFINTPTTVLPTASIAKPSSSAVTLRAFITSPSPAVPTSAIVSLQSPGATHPEPVPSTLASATTQVPTSPLAATTRHLLPVLLVPTRPPATTTRQVPPALSVPRERPATIPQGTPKTSLVSAPSVALWPSPKTAELGMVPLASHSPSHHAPAPGREQDHATTWDLSPAGTQPTPSAPQHAPAPAGTVLLPTPPIPLPPDHTSPCPASPPLAPSGHRAWGWSLRASPRQCRLSLALGLAALALQAACTLLWGMLALLLHQDTRHRPGPPVRLLSLQALADPGTPEPTQAPL